The following proteins come from a genomic window of Bacteroidota bacterium:
- a CDS encoding ATP-dependent Clp protease ATP-binding subunit, whose translation MEDKFSPKVKEIISFSKEEAIRLGHDYIGTEHLMLGVIKEGEGKAIEMIESLSVDIYNLKHLFETLTPKTSVVNVNENQSLRLTASAEKALKTTYLEIKLFRSQSINTGHLLLSILRNENDPTTKILNKHNVVYQSIKEEFKQLLLEDEPFDFPQAESFSDEGFDPTENPFGRGSESSGPKPTQKKSKTPVLDNFGRDLTQYAEEGKLDPVVGREKEIERVSQILSRRKKNNPLLIGEPGVGKSAIAEGLALRIIKKKVSRVLFNKRVVTLDLASLVAGTKYRGQFEERMKAVMNELEKNDEIILFIDELHTIVGAGGATGSLDASNMFKPALARGELQCIGATTLDEYRQHIEKDGALERRFQKVMIEPTNEEETIEILNNIKERYESHHNVNYTDEAIKACVQLTDRYISDRHLPDKAIDALDEAGSRVHITNISVPQEILDMEQKLEKIREKKSRVLKSQKYEEAAKLRDEGKQIERELTLAQQKWEEDVKTKRETVSEENVAEVVSMMTGIPVQRVAQAESNRLASLAKLIQGTVIGQEEAINKVVKAIQRNRAGLKDPSKPIGSFIFLGQTGVGKTQLAKVLAKTLFDSEEALIRIDMSEYMEKFAVSRLVGAPPGYVGYEEGGQLTEKVRRKPYSVILLDEIEKAHPDVFNLMLQALDDGQMTDSLGRKIDFKNTIIIMTSNIGTRQLKDFGAGVGFGTQARKQSSNNDAKGVIENALKKTFAPEFLNRIDDVVLFNSLEREDIRKIIDIELDKLISRIEALGYSFVLSDEAKDFVADKGYDRQFGARPLQRAIQKYIEDPLAEEIINSNIKEGDSIVIDFDEKNQEITIKNLKNEKQK comes from the coding sequence ATGGAAGATAAATTTTCACCAAAAGTAAAAGAGATAATATCTTTTAGCAAAGAAGAAGCAATCCGTCTTGGTCATGACTATATCGGAACCGAACATCTTATGCTTGGAGTTATAAAAGAAGGAGAAGGTAAAGCTATCGAAATGATCGAGAGCCTAAGTGTTGATATTTATAATTTAAAGCATTTATTTGAAACATTAACTCCAAAAACATCTGTTGTTAATGTAAATGAGAACCAATCCTTAAGGCTCACTGCATCAGCAGAAAAGGCATTAAAAACAACATATCTTGAAATAAAATTATTTAGAAGCCAGTCAATTAACACAGGGCATTTACTTTTAAGTATTTTAAGAAATGAGAACGATCCTACTACAAAGATTTTAAACAAGCATAATGTTGTTTATCAATCGATAAAAGAGGAGTTTAAACAACTTTTACTGGAAGATGAACCATTCGATTTTCCACAGGCAGAATCCTTCTCTGATGAAGGTTTTGACCCTACTGAAAATCCGTTTGGAAGAGGTTCGGAAAGTAGCGGTCCAAAACCCACGCAAAAAAAATCTAAAACTCCTGTTTTAGATAATTTTGGAAGAGACTTAACTCAATATGCTGAAGAGGGAAAGTTAGACCCTGTAGTAGGTAGAGAAAAAGAGATTGAAAGAGTTTCTCAAATATTAAGCAGAAGAAAGAAAAACAACCCTCTGTTGATTGGAGAGCCGGGAGTTGGTAAATCTGCAATTGCCGAAGGTTTAGCTCTTCGCATTATTAAGAAGAAAGTTTCGAGAGTTCTTTTCAATAAAAGAGTTGTAACTCTTGATCTTGCTAGTCTGGTAGCAGGTACGAAATACAGAGGTCAGTTCGAAGAGCGAATGAAAGCGGTAATGAATGAGCTCGAAAAAAACGATGAAATAATACTTTTTATAGATGAGCTTCACACTATCGTTGGTGCCGGAGGAGCTACGGGTTCTCTGGATGCTTCAAATATGTTTAAACCTGCTTTAGCAAGAGGTGAGCTGCAATGTATTGGAGCTACAACACTTGATGAATATCGTCAGCACATCGAAAAAGATGGTGCATTAGAGCGAAGATTTCAGAAAGTTATGATAGAACCAACCAACGAAGAGGAAACTATTGAGATTCTGAACAACATTAAAGAACGTTACGAAAGTCATCACAATGTAAATTATACGGATGAAGCTATTAAAGCTTGTGTTCAGTTAACAGACAGGTATATTTCCGACAGACACCTTCCTGATAAAGCTATTGATGCTTTAGATGAAGCCGGTTCGCGTGTTCATATCACAAATATCAGTGTTCCTCAGGAAATACTTGATATGGAGCAAAAACTTGAAAAAATTCGAGAGAAAAAATCAAGGGTTTTGAAAAGTCAGAAATATGAGGAGGCTGCCAAACTCAGAGATGAAGGAAAACAAATAGAACGTGAGCTTACATTGGCACAACAAAAATGGGAAGAAGATGTAAAAACCAAACGTGAAACTGTAAGTGAAGAGAATGTGGCTGAAGTGGTATCTATGATGACAGGAATTCCTGTTCAACGTGTAGCCCAGGCCGAAAGTAACAGGCTTGCCTCATTGGCCAAACTAATTCAGGGAACAGTAATAGGACAGGAAGAAGCTATTAATAAAGTTGTAAAAGCAATTCAAAGAAACAGAGCCGGATTAAAAGATCCGTCTAAGCCTATTGGAAGTTTCATTTTCTTAGGACAAACAGGGGTTGGAAAAACCCAGCTTGCCAAAGTATTGGCTAAAACTTTGTTCGATTCGGAAGAAGCTCTAATCAGAATTGATATGAGTGAGTATATGGAGAAATTTGCGGTATCGCGATTAGTAGGTGCTCCTCCGGGATATGTTGGTTATGAAGAAGGCGGACAACTTACTGAAAAAGTAAGACGTAAACCTTATTCTGTAATCCTTCTTGATGAAATTGAAAAAGCGCATCCTGATGTATTTAATCTAATGCTCCAGGCATTGGATGATGGTCAAATGACTGATAGTTTAGGCAGAAAAATAGATTTCAAAAACACTATCATAATTATGACATCAAACATTGGTACACGTCAGTTGAAAGATTTTGGTGCCGGTGTTGGATTTGGCACACAGGCAAGGAAACAAAGTTCAAATAACGATGCGAAAGGCGTAATTGAAAATGCTTTAAAAAAGACTTTTGCACCGGAATTTCTTAATAGAATTGATGATGTAGTATTATTTAACTCTCTTGAAAGAGAAGATATTAGAAAAATCATCGATATCGAACTGGATAAACTAATTTCCCGTATAGAAGCACTGGGATATTCATTTGTATTGAGCGATGAAGCTAAAGATTTTGTTGCTGATAAAGGTTACGACAGACAGTTTGGAGCAAGGCCATTACAAAGAGCTATTCAAAAATATATTGAGGATCCTTTAGCAGAAGAGATTATTAACTCTAATATTAAAGAAGGTGATTCTATTGTAATTGATTTTGATGAGAAAAATCAGGAGATTACAATAAAAAATCTTAAAAATGAGAAACAAAAATAG
- a CDS encoding indolepyruvate oxidoreductase subunit beta, translated as MKTDIILAGVGGQGILSIAGSISMAALNNNLDIKQSEVHGMSQRGGAVQSNLRISDKKIASDLIPKGKVDLILSVEPMEALRYIPFLSKDGWIVTSSNPFKNIEDYPDEEDIYAKLRSYKKIVMIDSEKIAAKIGSKLASNIVMLGAASPFIEMSFESLEEGVRQIFASKGEMIIRKNIDALQAGREASLEAINELI; from the coding sequence ATGAAAACAGATATAATTTTAGCAGGAGTCGGGGGGCAGGGAATACTTTCTATTGCAGGTTCAATTTCAATGGCCGCCCTTAATAATAACCTTGATATTAAACAGTCGGAAGTACATGGAATGAGTCAACGGGGAGGAGCAGTACAATCGAATTTACGAATTTCCGATAAGAAAATAGCTTCAGACCTGATTCCTAAAGGTAAAGTTGATTTGATATTGTCGGTTGAGCCAATGGAAGCTCTTCGTTATATACCATTTTTGAGTAAAGATGGATGGATAGTTACGAGCAGTAATCCATTCAAGAATATTGAAGATTATCCCGATGAAGAGGATATATACGCAAAATTGAGAAGCTATAAAAAAATAGTGATGATTGATTCCGAAAAGATAGCTGCCAAAATAGGTTCTAAGTTGGCTTCAAATATTGTAATGCTTGGTGCTGCATCACCTTTTATAGAAATGTCTTTTGAAAGTTTGGAAGAAGGTGTAAGGCAAATATTCGCAAGTAAAGGTGAAATGATTATCAGAAAAAACATTGATGCTTTACAAGCGGGAAGAGAAGCCAGCCTGGAGGCCATTAATGAGCTGATTTAA